Proteins from a genomic interval of Flammeovirgaceae bacterium SG7u.111:
- a CDS encoding sialate O-acetylesterase → MKTLLTLVTLLLLTMNLHAQNPNFHIYLCFGQSNMEGSAKIEKQDSTVDARFKMMPSMDCSNLERTKGNWYPAIPPLSQCFVGLSPADYFGRTMVKNLPENITVGVISVAIGGCDIRLFDKKSYKDHVATYPEDWFVNKVEGYGGNPYKRLIKLAKKAQKDGVIKGILLHQGETNTGDTLWTSYVKTIYENMIADLSLNPEDVPLLAGEVAHADQGGKCAIMNEIIDTLPEAIPTAYVIPSSGCAVQEDSVHFSSEGVRELGKRYAEKMLSLEGE, encoded by the coding sequence ATGAAAACTTTGCTTACCCTTGTTACTTTACTTTTACTCACTATGAACCTGCATGCCCAAAATCCAAACTTCCATATCTACCTATGCTTTGGGCAATCCAACATGGAAGGCTCGGCAAAAATAGAAAAACAAGACTCAACCGTTGATGCCCGGTTTAAAATGATGCCGTCTATGGACTGCTCTAACTTGGAAAGAACCAAAGGCAATTGGTACCCAGCTATTCCCCCGCTAAGCCAATGCTTTGTAGGGCTCTCCCCTGCCGATTATTTTGGCAGAACAATGGTAAAAAACCTTCCAGAAAACATTACGGTAGGGGTTATTAGCGTGGCCATTGGAGGTTGCGACATCCGCCTGTTTGACAAAAAAAGTTACAAAGACCATGTAGCCACCTACCCCGAAGATTGGTTTGTGAACAAAGTAGAAGGATATGGAGGAAATCCCTACAAACGCCTTATTAAGCTCGCAAAAAAAGCCCAAAAAGATGGAGTGATCAAAGGCATTCTTTTACACCAAGGAGAAACCAATACAGGAGATACCTTATGGACAAGCTATGTGAAAACGATCTATGAAAACATGATCGCTGATCTTTCATTGAACCCAGAAGATGTACCTCTGCTGGCTGGGGAAGTAGCTCATGCCGACCAAGGTGGGAAATGCGCCATCATGAACGAGATTATCGATACCTTACCAGAAGCTATCCCCACTGCCTATGTGATTCCTTCGAGCGGTTGTGCAGTACAAGAAGACAGTGTGCATTTCAGTTCGGAAGGAGTGCGAGAACTAGGAAAGCGATACGCAGAAAAAATGCTTTCGCTGGAGGGGGAGTAG
- a CDS encoding O-acetylhomoserine aminocarboxypropyltransferase/cysteine synthase: protein MSESLKFETLQLHAGQEVDTTTNSRAVPIYQTTSYTFNDSDHGANLFALKEFGNIYTRIMNPTTDVFEKRIAALEGGVAALAVGSGQAAQFIALNNILEAGDNFVSSSFLYGGTYNQFKVAFKRLGITVKFADGDKAASFEQLIDENTKAIYLETIGNPEFSIPDFDAIAALADKHNIPLVVDNTFGAGGYLFRPIEHGAAVVTASATKWIGGHGTSIGGVIVDSGKFNWGNGKFPQFTEPSEGYHGLKFWEVFGEGGPFGNIAFIIRARVEGLRDFGPALSPFNSFLLLQGLETLSLRVQRHVDNTLEVAKWLEAHDLVEKVNYPGLESSAHHELGKKYLKNGFGGVLSFTLKGDLDKVKAFVDSLQLISHLANVGDAKTLIIHPASTTHQQLSPEEQLSAGVLPNLLRLSVGIEHADDIKADLQASFDKVFNS from the coding sequence ATGTCTGAAAGTTTAAAATTTGAAACATTACAGCTACACGCTGGCCAAGAAGTAGATACAACTACAAACTCGAGAGCCGTACCTATTTACCAAACTACTTCCTATACATTCAACGATTCTGACCACGGGGCTAACCTTTTCGCCCTCAAAGAATTCGGAAATATCTATACCCGTATAATGAACCCTACCACCGATGTATTCGAGAAACGAATAGCAGCATTGGAAGGTGGCGTTGCTGCTTTGGCAGTTGGTTCGGGGCAAGCAGCCCAGTTCATCGCTTTAAATAATATCTTGGAGGCTGGAGATAACTTTGTGTCTTCTTCTTTCCTTTATGGAGGCACTTATAATCAGTTCAAAGTTGCATTTAAGCGCTTGGGCATCACGGTAAAATTTGCCGATGGAGACAAAGCAGCAAGCTTTGAGCAGTTGATAGACGAAAATACCAAGGCTATCTACCTAGAAACTATTGGCAACCCAGAATTCAGTATTCCAGATTTTGATGCGATTGCCGCACTTGCTGACAAGCACAACATCCCACTAGTAGTGGACAACACGTTTGGTGCAGGTGGTTATCTTTTCCGCCCTATAGAACACGGTGCTGCTGTGGTAACTGCTTCGGCTACCAAGTGGATTGGCGGACATGGAACATCTATTGGCGGCGTGATCGTTGACTCTGGAAAATTCAACTGGGGCAATGGCAAATTCCCTCAGTTTACCGAGCCTTCGGAAGGCTATCATGGCTTGAAGTTTTGGGAAGTATTTGGCGAAGGCGGTCCTTTTGGAAACATCGCTTTTATCATTAGGGCACGAGTAGAAGGCTTGCGTGATTTCGGCCCTGCATTGAGCCCTTTCAACTCTTTCTTGTTACTTCAGGGCTTGGAAACGCTTTCCCTCAGGGTGCAGAGGCACGTAGATAATACCTTGGAAGTAGCCAAATGGCTAGAAGCACATGACTTGGTGGAGAAAGTAAACTACCCTGGCTTGGAGAGCAGTGCTCACCACGAATTGGGCAAAAAATACTTGAAAAACGGCTTTGGAGGTGTGTTGAGCTTTACGCTAAAAGGAGATTTGGACAAGGTGAAAGCATTTGTGGATAGCCTTCAGCTTATCAGCCACTTGGCAAACGTGGGCGATGCAAAAACCTTGATCATCCACCCAGCTTCTACCACGCACCAGCAGCTTTCCCCCGAAGAGCAACTCTCAGCAGGCGTATTGCCAAACTTACTCAGGCTTTCGGTAGGCATAGAGCACGCCGACGATATCAAAGCCGATTTGCAAGCTTCATTCGATAAAGTTTTTAATTCATAA
- a CDS encoding OsmC family protein, with protein sequence MSTKKFSISGKKESPTRFVASARGFRITIDQPRDFGGSDQAANPVEYLLAGYAGCLNSIGHLVALEMGFSLKSLEIDIEGSLNTDKLFGIQTEERAGYKEIEVRLKAETHVDGFVLEEWLRKVEERCPVNDTIRNHTPISVGVEKKEPVEEVAIV encoded by the coding sequence ATGAGTACAAAAAAGTTTTCAATAAGCGGAAAAAAGGAAAGCCCCACTAGATTTGTGGCAAGTGCGAGAGGGTTCCGTATCACCATAGACCAACCTCGCGATTTTGGGGGAAGCGATCAAGCTGCCAACCCTGTGGAATATTTGCTAGCTGGCTATGCAGGCTGCCTGAACAGCATAGGGCATTTGGTTGCCCTAGAAATGGGATTCAGCCTGAAATCATTGGAAATTGACATTGAAGGATCGCTCAACACCGATAAGCTTTTCGGGATCCAAACGGAGGAAAGGGCTGGGTATAAAGAAATAGAAGTAAGGCTAAAAGCTGAAACACATGTAGATGGTTTTGTGCTGGAAGAATGGCTTAGAAAAGTAGAGGAGCGTTGCCCTGTGAACGATACTATCCGGAACCATACGCCAATAAGCGTTGGGGTGGAAAAAAAAGAGCCAGTGGAGGAAGTGGCGATTGTCTAG